Within the Medicago truncatula cultivar Jemalong A17 chromosome 4, MtrunA17r5.0-ANR, whole genome shotgun sequence genome, the region CAACAGTCTTGGCATCATTAGCAATACATGGTGTCGCTTCAACCCATTTTGTGACGTAGTCAACACAAACAAGTATATGGAGAAAAGAGTAAAAGGAAGGGAATGGTCCCATAAAATCAATGCCCCAACAATCAAATGGTTCAATTTCAATGATTCCTGTTAGGGGCATCTCATCCTCCTAGAAATGTTACCTGTCCTTTGGCATTTATCACACCGCTTAACAAAGTCTTGGCAATCCTTGAAAAGGGTGGGACACCAGAAGCCACTTTTTAAAACTTTTGCAGCGGTTCTATCTCCACTATGGTGACCACCATAAGTTGAGCTTTGCCAGTGCCACATGATACTGTTAGCCTCCTCACCTGAAACACAACGTCTAATCAAACCGTTAGTGCTTACCTTAAACAGAGAAGGATCATCCTACAGATAGTGGTTTGCATCCTTGAAGAACTTTTTCCTCTATTGATACTCAAGGTCATCAGGAACTATATTATCGGCCTTAAAGTTCGCCATGTCAGCAAACCATGGCCTTTCTCCAATAGCAAACAGCTTTTCGTCTGAAAACTCAGCCATGATGGCTCCTTCTTTCTTTGTCACGTCGTTGTTTTCCAACCTTGAGAGGTGATCAGCCACCACATTCTCTACTCCCTTCTTATCACGAATCTCAAGATCAAACTCTTGCAACAAAAGGATCCACCTCAACAGCCGAGGTTTTGAATCCCCTTTTGTCAAGAGATACTTAAGAGCTGCATGATCTATAAAAACAATGACTTTGGAGCCTATTAGATAAGAACAAAACTTTTCCAATGCAAAGATTACTGCAAGCAACTCCTTTTCAGTTGTGGAATAATTCACTTGATTATCGTTTAAAACCTTGCTTGCGTAGTAAATTTCATGGAAAAATTTGTTCTTGCGTTGGCCTAGGACTGCACCAACATCATAATCACTTGCATCACACATAAGTTCTAAATGTAAATCCCAATTGGGTGCAATGATTATTGGTGCAGTTACCaacttgtttttaattaaagaaaaagcaTTTAAACATTCagcatcaaaatcaaactcagTTTCTTTGACTATGAGGTTACAAAGGGGCTTggctatttttgaaaaatctttTATAAAACGCTGATAGAAACCGGCTTGCCCCAAGAAGCTTCTCACCCCTTTAACATTAACAGGAGGGGGAAGTTTCTCTATAACCTCTATCTTAGCTTGGTCCATCTCTATGcctttaacaattattttatgcCCCAAAATTATACCTTTAGTTaccataaaatgacatttttcccaATTTAAAACAAGTTTAGTTTCGGTGCATCTTTTAAGGACATCATCTAGATGAAACAAGCATTGATCAAAAGACTTACCAAACATGGAGAAGTCATCCATAAATACCTCGATGTTCTTCTCTATCATGTCGGAGAAGATGGAGAGCATACACCGTTGAAAGGTTGCCGGTCCATAGGGTATTATCCTATAAGCAAACACACCAAATGGATACGTGAAGGCAGTCTTCTCTTGATCTTCCGGTGCTACCGCTATCTGATTATACCCCGATTACCCATCCAAGAAACAATAAAAGGCTTCGCCAGCCAACCTCTCAATCATTTGATCCATGAACGGTAACGGAAAGTGATCCTTCCTTGTTGCAGTATTCAACCTCCGGTAGTCCATACACATCCTCCAACCAATGACAGTACGGGTGGGtattaactcattttttttattagccaCCACCATCATTCCACCTTTCTTAGGCACCACATAAACATGACTCACCCAAGAACTATCAAAGATAGGGTAAATCATACCTGCATCCAGTAACTTGAGAACTTCTTTCTTCACCACTTCTTTCATTATTGGGTTTAGTCTTCTTTGAGGTTGAAAAGCAGGTTTGTATTCCGCCTCCATGTGAATTCTATGCATGCAATAAGCTGGACTAATACCCTTCAAATCAGAAATTTTCCATCTCAAAGCTCTTTGGTTGTCCCTTAACACCCTCATCCTTGCTAAGAAAGACATACTTCAAGTGCGCATGAAGCTCTTCTAATTCtggatttttttcttcctccttGCTCAAAGTTTGCGTCCCTATAAGGTTTTCACCAACGATCTCTTCAATTTTTACCAGTTCTACCTCTTGCTTGCTTGCCTCTAGTTGTTTGACACATTCCTTAACCTCAAGGTCTTCATCATGATCACAACCATTTATAGAATTAACAATGGTCTTCTCCAAAGGTTGTGTTGGTTGAGGTTCACAGGAATTGTCTTCAACTAtccttcaacaacatcaattcggTAACACTTAGGATTTTCAGCTCGGTGTTTCATGGCTTCAAAGATATTGAACACCACTTGCTCATTATGGAATCTCATCATAAGCTGCCCCATTTCAACATCAATCAAAGCACAACCTGTTGCAAGGAAAGGTCTTCCTAGAATGAGTAGCATATATTCATCTTCAGCCATATCTAAGATTACAAAATCAGCAGGAAACACTAGCTCATTAACCTTAACTAGCACATCCTCAAACACACCGAAAGGATAAGAGATTGACCGTTTAGCTAGAGTGAGGGTCATTCTTGTTGGTTTTGGCTCACCACATCCTAGCTTCTTCATCATTGAGAGGGGAATCAAGTTGATACTTGCCCCTAAATCACATAAAGCTCGACCAATATCTACCGGTTCAATGGAACAAGGAATAGTAAAAGCACTTGGAT harbors:
- the LOC112420817 gene encoding uncharacterized protein; the protein is MELFSRLQVNIPFGEALNQMLLYAKFMKELLIGIKRHKDDENIALSENCNAILQNKLPPKLKDPSAFTIPCSIEPVDIGRALCDLGASINLIPLSMMKKLGCGEPKPTRMTLTLAKRSISYPFGVFEDVLVKVNELVFPADFVILDMAEDEYMLLILGRPFLATGCALIDVEMGIVEDNSCEPQPTQPLEKTIVNSINGCDHDEDLEVKECVKQLEASKQEVELVKIEEIVGENLIGTQTLSKEEEKNPELEELHAHLKYVFLSKDEGVKGQPKSFEMENF